A genomic segment from Nicotiana sylvestris chromosome 1, ASM39365v2, whole genome shotgun sequence encodes:
- the LOC138890478 gene encoding uncharacterized protein codes for MMQQVIGSNAKINERVDAQDAAIKNIEVKLGQISISLNNRPQGTLPADTQINPKDQGPKQLMALSLRNGKDLDVNIPLIEALKEMPGYAKMMKDLMSRKFDFQDLATVTLTQTCSAVVTRPIAEKLSDPGSFTILCTIGNFAFAKALCDLGANINLMPLAIYKRLGIGRARPTSMLLQMADRTVKRPFGILDDVLIQVGKFVFPADFVILDCKVDEEIPIILGRPFLATGRDLIDCETGELKMRLNDEEITFNVQKSMRRPSEFANCSLIDAVDVIVESDDKVLTIKDPLAACLMNLDEVNGSKTFTGTKGVQNCHRVDHGRHQGDQPHLLHAQDSAGRGAQTFQGTSEEAEPQHKGSGYNQISIAPEDREKTSFTCPFGIYDFRRMPFGLCNAPATFQRCMMVIFTDMVEDIMEVFMDDFSVCIETNLVLNWEKCHFMVQEGIVLGHRVSSKGIEVDRAKVDVIAKLPPPISVKTIRSFLGHAGFYRRVAFEELKKRLVTTPIIVAPNWEQPFDLMCDSSDYAVGAVLGQQKDKLMHPIYYASRTLSGAQLNYTVTENEMLAVVFAFDKFRSYLIGSKACHASAYGGHFGGVRTATKVLKAGFFWPIVFKDTHLWVKGCNEC; via the exons atgatgcagcaggttattgggtccaatgcaaaaataaatgaaagagtagatgcacagGACGCAGCAATCAAAAATATTGAAGTGAAATTGGGCCAAATTTCAATCtctctgaacaatcgtcctcaGGGGACATTACCTGCAGACACCCAGATTAATCCAAAAGATCAGGGCCCAAAGCAACTGATGGCGCTGAGTCTCCGTAATGGCAAGGATCTAGAT gtaaatattccactgattgaagctttaaaggagatgcctgggtacgcaaaaatgatgaaggacttgatgtcccggaAATTTGATTTTCAAGACTTGGCTACAGTTACACTTACTCAGACTTGTAGTGCAGTGGTGACGAGACCTATTGCTGAAAAGCTGTCTGATCCAGGTAGCTTTACAATTCTATGCACTATTGGGAATTTCGCCTTTGCTAAGGCGCTCTGTGATTTAGGGGCCAACATTAATCTTATGCCCCTAGCTATCTATAAGAGGTTGGGCATTgggagagctagacccacctccaTGTTGTTGCAGATGGCCGACAGGACTGTGAAACGTCCATTCGGTATCCTTGATGATGTGCTTATTCAGgtggggaaatttgtgttccctgcagattttgtgatcttggattgcaaagtggatgaagagattcctataatcttaggaagaccattcttggccacgGGGAGAGATCTGATTGACTGTGAGACTGGGGAGCTCAAAATGAGACTCAATGATGAGGAAATAACGTTCAATGTGCAGaagtctatgaggcgaccaagcgagttcgccaattgctctcttattgatgccgtggatgtaatTGTAGAGTCCGATGATAAGGTGTTGACAATTAAGGACCCCCTTGCTGCATGTTTGATGAACTTAGATGAAGTGAATG gttcAAAAACTTTTACAGGTACTAAAGGAGTGCAAAATTGCCATAGGGTGGACCATGGAAGACATCAGGGGGATCAGCCCCACCTACTGCATGCACaagattctgctggaagaggggcacaaaccttccagggaacatcagaggaggctgaaccccaacataaaggaagtg ggtacaatcagatctccattgcaccggaggacagagagaagacctccttcacatgcCCGTTTGGTATTTATGACTTTAgacggatgccctttggcctatgcaacgcacctgccacattccaacggtgcatgatggtcatattcactgacatggttgaggacataatggaggtgttcatggatgacttctcagtg TGCATCGAGACTAACTTGGTtttgaactgggagaagtgccatttcatggtacaagaaggcatagtcttggggcaccgggtgtcaagcaaGGGGATAGAGGTGGATCGCGCGAAAGTTGATGTAATAGCAAAGCTGCCTCCACCAATTTCAGTCAAAACCATTAGAAGCTTCCTTGGACATGccggtttttaccggag ggtagcatttgaggagttgaaaaagagactggtcacaacacccatcattgttgcccccaactgggagcaaccgttCGATCTAATGTGTGATTCCAGTGACTATGCAGTGGGAGCAGTGCTGGGCCAACAGAAAGACAAACTgatgcacccaatctactatgctagtagaacgctgagtggagcccagttgaactacactgtgactgaaaATGAGATGTTGGCTGTAGTGTTCGCGTTTGACAAGTTCCGATCCTACCTGATAGGGTCCAAG gcttgtcacgcatcggcgtatggtggacactttggaggggtTAGGACAGCGACAAAGGTGCTAAAGGCTGGATTCTTCTGGCCGATAGTGTTTAAAGATACGCACctatgggtgaagggctgcaatgaatgtTAG